A section of the Leptotrichia buccalis C-1013-b genome encodes:
- the accB gene encoding acetyl-CoA carboxylase biotin carboxyl carrier protein, with amino-acid sequence MKDKIKFIEELAKSMNENKIEAVKYEDNNFEISLTKKRKERNVILSRALSQPQPLAQAPVSTEEEVKIEETAAPAEPKEVAPEEISGTKITSPMVGTFYASPSPTAAPFVKEGDSVKEGQTLCIVEAMKLMNEVKSTVSGKIKKVLVKDKDSIKKGQALFIVE; translated from the coding sequence ATGAAAGATAAAATTAAATTTATTGAAGAACTAGCTAAAAGCATGAATGAAAATAAAATTGAGGCAGTAAAATATGAAGATAATAACTTTGAAATTTCACTGACAAAAAAAAGAAAAGAAAGAAACGTTATTTTAAGTCGAGCTTTATCTCAGCCACAGCCTTTAGCACAAGCACCAGTAAGTACTGAAGAAGAAGTAAAAATTGAAGAAACAGCAGCACCAGCTGAACCAAAAGAAGTAGCTCCTGAAGAAATTTCAGGAACAAAGATTACGTCACCAATGGTTGGAACTTTTTATGCATCACCATCACCAACAGCTGCTCCATTCGTAAAAGAAGGAGATTCTGTAAAAGAAGGTCAGACACTTTGTATTGTAGAAGCAATGAAACTTATGAATGAAGTAAAATCAACAGTTTCAGGAAAAATAAAAAAAGTATTGGTAAAAGATAAAGATAGTATAAAAAAAGGACAGGCGTTATTTATTGTTGAATAG
- a CDS encoding hemolysin family protein, with product MEEKRILLDVILLLVLLFFTSFLSAAESALSSLKQIHLKSDSKEKEKTRESELLKFWLENPNELLTTLLFIKTISYSSMIFTGIYLIKKLYKENHYVGISFFVLIMLILLFSEMIPRLIARNNIYGVSKTLIIPLNTLRIILRPLIRLFIYISRLIVGIFKIKVKDQMFEITEDEILTFLKAGTESGVFEEGEEEMITSIFEFSETTVKEILTPRRDVFALEAESKIDDVWNEILDQGFTRIPIYTETIDKIVGTVHMKDLLRYDKQTGENPPIKDFMKEAYFVPITKPLVELLEEFKLKQLHMAIVIDEYGGTQGIVTIEDLLEEIVGEIRDEFDQEEENIQQIREKIFDIKGDTPIEEINDKLEIEIPLSEEYDTISGYIQDKLGKVADVFDQVKGDNFVLKVTDVDNKRVERVRAVIIEQEKEE from the coding sequence TTGGAAGAGAAGAGGATTTTGTTAGATGTTATTCTGTTATTGGTTCTATTGTTTTTTACATCGTTTTTATCAGCTGCAGAGTCAGCTTTATCATCACTTAAACAAATTCATTTAAAAAGTGATTCAAAAGAAAAGGAAAAAACTAGGGAAAGTGAACTTTTAAAATTTTGGCTGGAAAATCCAAATGAATTACTTACAACACTTTTATTTATAAAGACAATTTCATATTCTTCAATGATTTTCACAGGAATTTACCTAATAAAGAAACTTTATAAGGAAAACCATTATGTAGGAATATCATTTTTTGTATTAATAATGCTGATATTATTATTTTCTGAAATGATACCAAGATTAATTGCCAGAAATAATATTTACGGGGTTTCAAAAACTTTGATAATCCCATTAAACACTCTAAGAATTATTTTAAGACCGTTAATTCGATTATTTATCTATATTTCAAGATTAATTGTTGGTATATTTAAAATAAAAGTAAAGGATCAGATGTTTGAAATAACAGAAGATGAAATTTTGACATTTTTAAAGGCTGGAACGGAAAGCGGTGTATTTGAAGAAGGCGAAGAGGAAATGATTACTAGCATTTTTGAATTTTCTGAAACGACAGTTAAGGAAATACTGACACCACGAAGAGATGTTTTTGCATTAGAAGCAGAAAGTAAAATTGACGATGTATGGAATGAAATTCTGGATCAAGGATTCACACGTATCCCAATTTACACCGAAACAATCGACAAAATTGTAGGAACAGTCCACATGAAAGATTTACTCCGTTACGATAAGCAAACTGGAGAAAATCCGCCAATAAAGGACTTTATGAAAGAAGCCTACTTTGTTCCAATTACAAAGCCTTTAGTAGAACTGCTGGAAGAATTTAAATTAAAGCAGCTTCATATGGCAATAGTTATAGACGAGTACGGAGGAACTCAGGGAATTGTAACAATTGAAGACTTACTGGAAGAAATTGTTGGAGAAATAAGGGATGAGTTTGATCAGGAAGAAGAAAATATTCAGCAAATTCGTGAAAAAATATTCGATATAAAAGGAGACACGCCTATTGAAGAAATCAATGACAAATTGGAAATAGAAATTCCATTATCTGAAGAGTACGACACTATTTCAGGATATATTCAGGATAAGTTGGGAAAAGTTGCTGATGTCTTTGATCAGGTAAAAGGCGATAATTTTGTATTAAAAGTAACTGATGTAGATAATAAGCGTGTTGAAAGAGTAAGAGCGGTTATTATTGAACAGGAAAAAGAAGAATGA
- a CDS encoding NUDIX domain-containing protein codes for MRKQGEKMEEVRPRIRVAGILVENNKILLIQHHKNNKKYWLIPGGGNDWGETTKQALIREYKEETNLDIEVDEFLFFSETISPNKERHVLNLFFKVHRNNKNDDNIQLGNEAVLTDLKFVTKDELKSITIYPNIKENLLKIVNGEKVGNYLGSLWND; via the coding sequence ATGAGAAAGCAAGGAGAAAAAATGGAAGAAGTTAGACCAAGAATACGTGTAGCAGGAATTCTTGTTGAAAATAATAAAATTTTATTAATTCAACATCATAAGAATAATAAAAAATACTGGTTAATTCCAGGCGGTGGAAATGACTGGGGAGAAACCACAAAACAAGCTCTAATTAGAGAGTACAAAGAAGAAACAAATTTAGATATAGAAGTTGATGAATTTTTATTTTTTTCAGAAACAATTTCACCAAATAAAGAGCGTCATGTTTTAAATCTATTTTTCAAAGTTCATCGTAATAACAAAAACGATGATAATATCCAATTAGGAAATGAAGCAGTTCTTACAGATTTGAAATTTGTAACAAAAGATGAATTAAAATCAATTACTATTTATCCAAATATAAAAGAAAATTTACTAAAAATAGTAAATGGAGAAAAAGTGGGAAATTATTTGGGAAGTTTATGGAATGATTAA